A window of Odocoileus virginianus isolate 20LAN1187 ecotype Illinois chromosome 3, Ovbor_1.2, whole genome shotgun sequence genomic DNA:
AGAGACTGGTGATGGGttgaggaggggacagaggaggtAGAAGTAGCTGGGGGTCGGTGTCCCTGGGAAGGCTCAATTGTTGGTTGGGCACATGTGTTGGGGGTGGCCAGGGGGAACTACAGGAGGAAGCGAAGTGGAGCTGGGCCCGCTATGCGGGAACACCCACACTCTTGGGCACTGGACGGTACAGCGAGGCAGGTGGCACCTCCATCAGTCTGGACTTTGCTGGGAGGGTCTCGAGCAAGCCTGGCGACTAAGAGACAACAGGAAGGGGGCCTGGGGCAGAGTTGAAAGTTCTGCACAGGACCGATTTCAGGGCTGctgttcagtcggtcagtcgtgttcaattctctgcgaccccatggactgcagcacacaaggcttccttgtccctcaccatctcccaaagttttcccaagttcatgtccattgagtcggtgatgccatccaaccatctcatcctctgccaccctcttctcctcctgccttcagtctttcccagcatcagggtcttttccaatgagtcgactcttcacatcaggtggccaaagtattggagcttcagcttcagcatcaatccttccaatgaatattcagggttggtttcctttagtatggacttgTAGGAGTCGTTTTGAGGGTAGGAGCACCTTTTTCTGTAGATGTAGAATCGGTCTAGAAGGTAATGCCTATTCCTAAACAATAACGGGTGGAGAGTGGGTAGCAGAAACCCGGTCACCAGTGCACCTGCAGAGACATGCGGCACACGCCTGCTTGAGGGGGTGAGTGGGGCCACTGGGGGTCCCAGAGGCCCTGTGAGTCCCTGACGGCACGGTGCGGCCCTCCCCAGACTGGAAGACGGGCATGGCAGTGCCACGGGACATTGCAGTGGCCTACCTGCTACAGGGGAGCTTCTACGGCCATTCCATCTATGCCACGCTGTACCTGGATGCTTGGCGCAAGGACTCCGTGGTCATGCTCGTCCACCACGTGGTCACCTTGGTCCTCATTGTCTCCTCTTATGCCTTCCGGTGAGTCCAGGGGGAAACAGGAGGGTAGAGGGTGCTGGTGTGAGCAGTGGCAAGAGGCTGGCACAGGACAGAGGctgatccttgggtcaggcaTGGGAGTGTCCGTGGGGGAGGCTTCTGGAGGGAGATTCTAGAGTGACGGGGTGAGACAGGTGCAGAGaggccctcctgcccccaccccatctgtgCCACTCTAACCCCTCCTAGATGGCATCCTTGGCCGGGTCACAAAGCAAGTGTTTACTGAACACCTGCCATGTGGCAGGTGCTGCTGGGGGTGCAGCCATGAGCCCGACAGACCCTGATGTTCCAGAACCTACCGTGGCCACACATGTGGTCACAGGCTTCAAGGCAGAGCCTGTCCAAGCCACAAGCTGCTGTATATGTAAAAGCCACTCTGATTCCAAGgcaaaggagagtgaaaataccTTGCAATCTCTTTGTTATCTCATTTACATGTTGAATGACAATATTTCAGATATGCTGAATTATttagaatatattattaaaattcattttacctcttccactttattttttttaacgtggctgatggaaaatttaaaatgaaagtgggattagcagatgtaaatgATTACATATAGAAGGgttaaacaacaaagtcctactgtatagcacaggaaactatattcagtacccTGTGATAAATcctaatagaaaaatatgaaaaagaatgtaatgTATATGTAAGaatgtgtttagtcgctcagttgtgtctgactctttgtgaccccatggactgtagcctgccaggctcctctgtccatgggcttctccaggcaagaatactggagtgggttaccattcccttttcaaggggatcttctcaatccagggattgaacccaggtctcccgcattgtaggtgaattctttaccagctgagctaccagggaagcctttatatatataaaaatacacatatataaactgaaccactttgctatatagcataaatttaatacaatattgtaaatcaactgtacttcaataaaattaaaaaactaaatgacACATACAGCTCATATTCTATTCCTATTGGACTAGCTGTGCCCTCCAGCACAGTAGCTGCTGGCCACGAGTGGCCTTGTTAACgttaattaaacttaaataaaaTCACACATTCTGTACTTCAGTGCCAGTATGTGGCTGGTGACTCTGGGTCTCAGACAGTGCAGGTTTAGAACATTCCTATCATTCCTGAAAATTCTATCAGACAGCCCTGCTCTAGAGGGTAGAGTCAGATAACATCCCCTCACCCCCCCGACACTTATCTGAAGGTGATAACTGGAAAACCCGAATGGAAAGATGAGGACTACCAAGGTGGTGAGGttaggtgggggggtgggggtgacaggTGAGCAGAGACTGAAGGGCGATGAAGGAAGCCTCCAGGAACACTAGGGATACTAGGTGGTGAGCACAGCCTGTGACTTGGGAGCCTGAGCTGTCAGGAGGACAGAGTGGGAACGGAGACATGACCAAGGCCCACGGCCACGTCCAGGCTGGACTCAGGCTGCTGGCCCACGCAGCTGTGAGCGGTCAGGAGCGGGGCTCCAGGCTTCTGCAGATCCTAGTGGGGACCCAGCCCGTCTCGGGCAAGCCTGCAGATCGTGGCTGTGTTCAGGTTAAATGTATAAACCTGGGAACATCAGTGAGGCAGTGTTTACAGTTTGAGGGATCTGGACATGTCAGGGTCAGGGGTTACAGAGGGGTGAGGGGTCACAGAGGTAAGGAAGGATCAGAGAAAGTACTTGCAGAGAGGTTCCTGAGTCACGAGGGATAGGGTGAGGGCCTGGGTGGGGCTGCCACAGGGTGGGTGCGGTTTGGGCGCTCCTGCTGACCTAGCCGCGTGAAGGAATGGGCAGGGCAGCCGGGCCAGGGAGGATGGCTGCGAACGGCCCACAGGAGGCCTGGGGGGCGGCCAGGGGGCCTGTGCTAGGGAGCCTGGGTGTGGGTGGGGGTCCCCTGTAACTGGCCCTCTGCTCTCCCGCTGTCCTCCCCAGGTACCACAAGGTGGGCATCCTCGTGCTCTTTCTGCATGACATCAGCGACGTGCAGCTGGAGTTCACCAAGCTCAATGTCTACTTCAAGTCCCGCGGAGGCGCCCACCACAGACTGCACGCCCTGGCTGCCGACCTGGGCTGCCTCAGCTTCTGCCTCAGCTggtgcggggagggggcggggtcaGGCCGGAAAGGGGTGGGGTTTAGGAGAGTGGGCGTGGCCTAGTAGGAAGAAAGCGGGTCCCAGGGAGGGGGCGGGCCCggcagggaagggggtggggtttAGGAGAGTGGGCGTGGCCGAGCCGGAAGAAAACGGGTCCCAGAGAGGAGGTGGGCCCGGCAGGGAAGCGGGTGGGGTTGGTGAGGTAGGTGGGGCCAGTTGGGAACGGGATAGGGCTTGTGGGAAGGGCCAGGGCCAGGCCGGGGAAGCAGGTGGGGCATGGTGGGCGGGGCAGGGCCTGGCGGGGCAGTAGGCGGTGCGAGTCGGGAAGAAGCCAGTGGGCCGGAAAGGACCGAGCAGGAATGGGAACAGAGGGGCAGGAATGAACAAGGGTGGGGTGAGGAGACGGGGACAGATGGAAGATTCCAGCCGGGACAGGTCAGGCACGGGGTGGGGCCGTCCTCCGCTTCTCCCCCACAGCCTCCCCGAGCCGCCCCTTCCTCCTGCAGGTTCTGGTTCCGCCTCTATTGGTTCCCGCTCAAGGTCCTGTACGCCACGAGCTACTGCAGCCTGCGGTCGGTGCCTGACATCCCCTTCTACTTCTTCTTCAACGCGCTCCTGCTGCTGCTCACCCTCATGAACCTCTACTGGTTCCTGGTGAGTGGACGCCTCGCCGCCCGGCCCTCCGCAGACGCGGTCCTGTTCCGGTCCCCGTCCCCGCGGAGCCCTCCAGGCACAGGCTGTCTTCTCACAGGCGCAGTGAGAGGGCCACGTTAGGCGAGGGGCAGAGGGCCTGTGGCAGGAGCAGACGGCGGTCAGGAGGCGCAGGGCTGTCTTCTcacctctgccttcccctcccaCAGTACATCGTGGCTTTTGCTGCCAAGGTGCTGACGGGCCAGGTGCGGGAGCTGAAGGATGTGCGGGAATACGACACGGCAGAGGCCCCGAGCCCGAAGCCCCGCAAAGCTGAGTGAGTGTGGAGGGGCCGGCGGCCCTGGTTCATTCCTTTAGCTACCTCTGTCTCACTCGCGCGCTGAGGGCGGGCCCCGGAGACGCGGCGGCCAATGAAGCCCAGGTGGACGCTGCCCCGCACCCGGAGCCTCCATTCAAAAGAGAAACTGCAATAAAGGCATGGACGATGTAGCTACAGAGTTAGACGCTGTCAGACAGACAGCGAGGAAGGTGGGGGCAGAGAGGTGCCTGGTCGGGGCAGAGGGGCGAGGGGTAAGGTCAGGGTCTCAGTGGTGGGAGCTGTAAGGGCCAAGCCCAGTGGTGAGGGGCGGCCGTTGGCCAGGCCTGACACCAACCTCtaagtggggagcaggggctgctgtGAGCGGCCCAGAGAGCCTGCACTCTGTTCATGCTGATACTCCCTGGCTTCAAGATCCCTTGAGGCAACCACTGGTcagccaagcaggagacagggcTTGGGGTTTGGACCCAGGTGGGAGCCATAGGGACAGAGAGCAAAAGGGGCCTCTTGAAGCATTCTGGAGGTGGGCCTGGGGGCTGCCAGCCCTGGGATGTGAGCCAGATGGCACCCAAAGCCCTGGCCTAGAGGGGCCCCAGGGGTGAATGGAGGCAGGCTGGGGTGACCAGCCAGGTCCAAGGCATGCAGCACCCCACAGGCAGTGTGAGGAGTGGTTGAACAgcagtgaggtgggggagggggggccgCTGAAGGCCCCCAGGGTGCTTCCCTGCAGACCCTCTGATTTGGCCTCTGGGAGATCGTGGGGGACCAGGCTGGGGAAGATGGTTTCCAGGAAGCAGTGGGCTCAGAGTGCAGTGACGCATGGGTCAGCACGGGcagtgaggaagaagagagaaacagatgtGGGAAGGGGAGCAGAGAACTGGGCGATGGTCAGAGAGGCCAGAAAGTCAGCACCCAGGGTCGAGAGAGGAGTCAGGCCAGGGAGTGGGGACTGTGGACACAGAAGGCTGGGCCGCAGGTGAGGTCATCCCAGTGGTCAGATCCCAGCGGTGTTGAAGAACTAACCAGACTTGCTCTGGATGTaggtgaaacagaaataaaagaatcaaagACAATCCAAGACCTCTGGCTTGAGCTGCCGTTCACCAAGCTGAGACTCGGGGCCGGGCTGTGTGCACCCATGGGGTTGGGAGTTCTAAGGATGTTGGATTGTCCATGTCCAGCGAATTTGAGTTGGGAATTTCACATAGAGATTGGTGAGGTCTCACCAAGGAGTCTGACCAACCCTCAGAGGCTTCTGGAAGAAGCAGGGACTAAAGATAACTTCAGGGACGAGGTCAGGGAAGCACTTGCTTGGCCAAGTCTAAAACTCCGAAAGCTCTTTCTGCTGTAAGACAGTGAACTCTGGAGAGCCCAAGGCAAACAGAAAGTCAGACCCCCTAGCCACACCCCGTTCCCTGTTCTGTCTCTCCCAAGAATGTCCAGCCAGAATGTGGGTTGGGAGGCTGGCACCTCCAGCCCCAAATGGCAGCATTCCCACTAGGATGGCAAAGAACGAACTCCATACAGAGATGACAGGGGACCAGGGAATGCTGCCTCGTGGGCACCACCTGAAGAACCTAATCCCTGCGGATAACTAGAATTAGCGCAGTTGAGTACAAAACGAGGGGATAAAAAGCAGTGAGAATGTGGGATGTGCCCCCAGAGAGCTGGTCAGGACACCTCCAAACTGTCAGGTCATGGAAAACAAGAGATGGAGGAGCTGTCCTAGCTCAGACTGACTGAATGCAGTTGTGGGATCCTGGACCAGAAGAGACATCTgtagaaaaactggtgaaatcaaATAAAGTCTACGGTTTAGCTCATAGCAGTGTCCCCGGCGTTGGTTTCTTAGTTGTGACAAGTGCACTGTGGAGATATAAAATCTCAGCGTTCGGGGAAGCTTGGACAAGGTCTGCCCTGGAACTCTTTATGCTATCTCTGCAAAtctaaaaattattctaaagttgaaagtttatgaaaaatgtaaaagacGTGAGAGACCAGCCAAAACAGCACTGGATGTTCTGTTACTTTCCTGGgcctgctgtaacaaagtaccgcAAACCAGGGGGCTTAGAACAACAGGAgcttattctctcacagttctggagatcagACATCTGAAATGAAGGTGTCAACAGGAGCCACAAACTCTCTCTGAAGGTCTAGGGGAAGATCCATGcttgcctcttccagtttctgggTGCTCCttttggcttgtggctgcatcactcgAGTCTCCATTtcctgtcttcacatggtctctTCTCTCTAGCTCTTCTCTTAAAAGGACatttgtcattggatttagaCCACTATCATCTCTTTGcaatttctttcacttaattaCATTTATGAAGACTATTTATCCAAATAGTCACATTCACAGTTCCAGAGATTAGGATGGGGATGTATCTTTTTAGGGACCACGGTTCAACCTACTGTAGAAGTTGTCTCCAACAATTAGATACAGCTTAAAGGAGAATCAATAAATTGAAAGCTGTGGAGAAATTATCCAGAATGCAgctaaacaaatggaaaatatgacAACTCGAATGGTAAGAATTATCTGGCTGAGTTCtaagaagagacagacagagagagaacaaTGAGAAGACATAACACTGagaattcttccagaaaatgacAAACCATAAATCATCAGCAGGATGAATAAGAAGGCATCCTTGCCCcaaacatggggcttccctggttgctcagttggtaaagaatctgcctgtggtgtgggagacctgggttcaatccctgggttgggaagatctcctggagaagagaatggttacccactccagtgttcttgcctgagaatcccatgggcagaggagcctgggaaatgtAAAACAAccacagaaaagaagagatgacCTCCAAAACGGTGACAGACTAACAGCAACAAGGGAAGCTGGAAGACTGTAGAGCCAGATATCACCTCCAACGTGGAAAGAAAGTAACAAGAAACCAGGACTCTTGTATACAACTTGAAAAACAATTACTCAAGAGAAAAAGATACCTGTTGGCTTAAATGAGATCCTGAGTTTTGTCCCCAGCATCCccatcaagagagaaaaaaaaaaaaaaaagaatatccacAGGAACAAAAATTAAGAATGCTTACCACTTGCAGACCTTCTCTACAAGAAtatttcagaaaacaagaaaactatACCCAAGAGATACAGCAGCAGAGAAACTGACACGTATCTGg
This region includes:
- the CERS1 gene encoding ceramide synthase 1, translating into MAAAGSAGPEPMPSYAQLVQRGWGSALAAARGCADCGWGLARRGLAEHAHLAPPELLLLALGALGWTVLRSAATSRLFRPLAKRCRLQPRDAAKMPESAWKFLFYLGAWSYSTYLLFGTDYPFFHDPPSVFYDWKTGMAVPRDIAVAYLLQGSFYGHSIYATLYLDAWRKDSVVMLVHHVVTLVLIVSSYAFRYHKVGILVLFLHDISDVQLEFTKLNVYFKSRGGAHHRLHALAADLGCLSFCLSWFWFRLYWFPLKVLYATSYCSLRSVPDIPFYFFFNALLLLLTLMNLYWFLYIVAFAAKVLTGQVRELKDVREYDTAEAPSPKPRKAEKPLRNGLVKDKRF